A region from the Ciconia boyciana chromosome 1, ASM3463844v1, whole genome shotgun sequence genome encodes:
- the LOC140651864 gene encoding olfactory receptor 5V1-like codes for MAGENQTHVTEFMLLGFSHSRPFLFVLFLAIYLATLLGNSAILALVSLDPHLHSPMYFFLSHLSCLDICYSSVTVPKILVNALRPQATISYRGCLAQMFFLMGCAGAECALLAVMAYDRYAAICQPLRYTHAMSRGVCVAAAASCWLWGMLDSAVHTLLASRLSFCGAARLQHIFCDVPPLLRAACSSTRPSEVALHTASVFVGLSPFLLVVVSYFCILATVLGMPVASGRRKAFSTCSAHLVVVALYFATANLNYNRPSSGYSPAADTLVSALYCIVTPMLNPLIYSLRNQEVRGALWKALRGRDMLSSPGSNA; via the coding sequence ATGGCAGGTGAGAACCAGACTCATGTGACGGAGTTCATGCTCCTGGGCTTTTCCCACAGCCGGCCCttcctctttgttcttttcctggCCATTTACCTAGCCACACTGCTGGGGAACTCTGCAATACTCGCCCTTGTGTCCCTGGATCCCCATCTCCACAgccccatgtacttcttcctcagTCATCTGTCCTGCTTGGATATTTGCTACTCATCAGTGACGGTGCCCAAGATCCTGGTAAATGCCCTGCGCCCACAGGCGACCATCTCCTACCGTGGGTGCCTGGCACAGATGTTCTTCCTGATGGGGTGTGCGGGGGCTGAGTGCGCACTCCTGGCTGTCATGGCCTATGACCGCTACGCAGCCATATGCCAGCCCCTGCGCTACACCCATGCCATGAGCCGGGGTGTCTgtgtggcagcagctgccagctgctggctctgggggATGCTGGACTCAGCTGTGCACACCCTCCTGGCCTCCAGGCTCTCCTTCTGTGGGGCTGCCCGGCTCCAGCACATCTTCTGTGACGTCCCCCCACTGCTGAGGGCCGCATGCAGCAGCACCCGGCCCAGCGAAGTGGCACTCCACACTGCCAGTGTCTTTGTGGGCCTCAGCCCCTTCCTGCTTGTCGTCGTCTCCTACTTCTGCATCCTGGCCACTGTCCTCGGGATGCCCGTGGCCAGCGGTCGGCGCAAGGCCTTCTCCACGTGCTCTGCCCACCTGGTTGTGGTTGCCCTGTACTTTGCGACGGCCAACCTGAACTACAACCGGCCCAGCTCAGGCTACTCCCCGGCAGCTGACACACTGGTCTCTGCACTGTACTGCATCGTCACCCCCATGCTgaaccccctcatctacagcCTCCGCAACCAGGAGGTGCGGGGGGCCCTGTGGAAGGCTCTGCGGGGACGGGACATGCTGAGCTCTCCAGGCAGTAATGCATGA